A genomic region of Papaver somniferum cultivar HN1 chromosome 7, ASM357369v1, whole genome shotgun sequence contains the following coding sequences:
- the LOC113297911 gene encoding synaptonemal complex protein 1-like isoform X2: protein MNKLGISGMKSLNQLRSLSGSISGSGGGKTVPSMSSYRSSSSDSVSLGSFANLKLTAEKLVKEQASVKTDLEMANSKLKRAVDHIHLLEEKLQNAVNENAKLQVKQKEEAKLWKGLESKFSSTKTLCDQLTETLQHLAGQVRDAEHDKKVFEDKFLASSEAFDSLQLQMTGLTLKIDSTEENMRKCEESLSELKIEKEEREKFYVNEQGRTANLIGEKDAQIKDLERAVAADSLCLDNLNTRLEEVQRDLRLKEDMCKCLEDARSNLEKEKGALQSNNEHYARRLLASGQEIKDLQVLVHDLVEKLIELDQQSAMVSDNVAQLNRSFDTCYKLAKQEKDLTANLSQLQSNHLHKQLVNVKSENDSLQLDNEELKSKSVELQKLQELLILHHAEENRSAEERIKKMESEAEGLILKKTELEMLLTNMEERIKQLSEESELAENKMRELSQNISTLESESRYIQDKLQVKLQGKSEETEGLQKVIVEHEEHVASLENQVSELRVNLEEKEQLHQHYIEKEKLLEDKKKEIQASLAAAESTLAETKKQYDVMLESKQLELSKHLKEISQRNDQAVNDIRRKFELEKLDIVNQEKQKVDRLVGEMESQCAEKLAESKEESRQSLMQAQEQHASLISRLRQDYDKKEKDLRDDHEEELKHVQLQAEDELQEKTRVLKEEHDLELKVLKCQHEDECRKLQEELGHQKSREERQRALLQMQWKALDGNPKEDQEVTSKKFIRLTQTPVSSALRKVEKENAGNVMNIPKHSRKVTRREYEVETTNGGITKRKTKSTVMFEDPTKLKRVATPRSRAIKDAMKVKEVYKGGSQTRPSNIGDLFSEGSLNPYVDDPYAFD from the exons ATGAATAAGCTTGGAATTTCAGGAATGAAGAGTTTAAATCAACTTAGGTCATTATCAGGATCAATTTCTGGAAGTGGTGGAGGAAAAACAGTGCCTTCAATGTCTTCatatagatcttcttcttcagatTCAGTTTCTTTGGGAAGTTTTGCTAATCTGAAACTTACTGCAG agaaaTTAGTTAAAGAGCAAGCTTCCGTGAAAACCGATCTTGAAATGGCG AACTCGAAACTCAAAAGAGCGGTGGACCATATTCATTTGCTGGAGGAGAAATTACAGAATGCAGTAAATGAAAATGCAAAGCTTCAAGTGAAGCAGAAAGAagaggcaaaactttggaaaggATTGGAATCTAAATTTTCTTCAACAAAGACTTTATGCGACCAACTTACTGAAACATTACAACACTTGGCTGGTCAGGTTCGCGATG CTGAACATGATAAGAAGGTGTTTGAAGACAAATTTTTAGCAAGTTCCGAAGCATTTGACAGCTTGCAGCTTCAGATGACTGGTCTAACATTGAAAATTGACTCTACGGAGGAAAACATGAGAAAAT GTGAAGAATCGCTGAGTGAACTTAAAATTGAGAAAGAGGAAAGGGAGAAATTTTATGTCAATGAACAAGGCCGAACTGCCAATCTTATAGGAGAAAAAG ATGCTCAGATCAAGGACCTAGAAAGAGCTGTTGCAGCAGACAGCTTGTGCTTGGATAATCTTAATACACGGTTGGAAGAGGTCCAAAGAGATTTGCGGTTGAAAGAAGACATGTGCAAGTGCTTGGAAGATGCTCGGAGCAATTTGGAGAAAGAGAAGGGTGCTCTCCAGTCTAACAATGAACATTATGCTAGGCGATTACTTGCATCTGGTCAAGAGATAAAAGATCTTCAAGTTCTGGTCCATGACTTGGTAGAGAAGTTAATCGAATTGGATCAACAGAGTGCAATGGTTTCAGATAATGTGGCTCAGCTAAACCGTTCATTTGACACTTGCTACAAACTGGCTAAGCAAGAGAAGGACTTAACTGCTAATCTTAGTCAGCTCCAATCTAATCATCTCCACAAACAATTGGTGAATGTTAAATCTGAAAACGATAGTCTTCAATTAGATAATGAAGAGCTTAAGAGCAAGAGTGTCGAGCTCCAGAAACTCCAGGAGCTTTTGATATTACATCATGCCGAAGAAAACCGTTCAGCAGAAGAAAGAATCAAGAAAATGGAGTCTGAAGCAGAAGGTCTTATTTTGAAAAAGACAGAATTGGAGATGTTGCTAACCAACATGGAGGAGAGAATAAAACAATTGTCCGAAGAATCAGAACTCGCTGAAAATAAAATG CGAGAATTATCACAGAATATTTCCACACTAGAATCTGAGAGTCGATATATTCAAGACAAGCTGCAGGTGAAGCTACAGGGAAAATCTGAAGAAACTGAAGGTCTTCAGAAAGTGATTGTTGAACATGAGGAACATGTAGCTTCCCTAGAAAATCAAGTTAGTGAGCTTCGTGTAAATTTAGAAGAGAAGGAACAGCTTCATCAACACTACATTGAAAAGGAGAAACTattagaagataaaaaaaaagag ATTCAGGCATCTCTAGCTGCTGCAGAAAGTACGCTTGCTGAAACAAAAAAGCAGTATGATGTGATGCTGGAAAGCAAACAGTTAGAGTTGAGTAAACATTTGAAGGAAATTTCTCAAAGGAATGATCAG GCTGTTAATGACATCCGGAGGAAGTTCGAGCTGGAGAAGCTGGATATTGTTAATCAGGAGAAACAGAAG GTAGACAGACTTGTCGGAGAAATGGAAAGTCAGTGCGCTGAAAAACTTGCAGAAAGCAAAGAAGAATCAAGGCAATCTCTAATGCAAGCCCAAGAGCAACATGCTTCTTTG ATTAGCCGTCTCCGGCAAGACTATGATAAAAAGGAAAAGGATCTTCGGGATGACCATGAGGAAGAGCTAAAGCATGTTCAACTTCAGGCTGAAGATGAATTGCAAGAG AAAACCAGAGTATTAAAAGAAGAACATGACCTTGAATTGAAAGTTCTGAAGTGTCAACATGAAGATGAATGCAGAAAACTGCAAGAGGAATTGGGACACCAGAAATCCAGG GAAGAAAGACAGAGAGCTTTGTTACAAATGCAGTGGAAAGCATTGGACGGGAATCCAAAAGAGGACCAAGAAGTGACATCAAAAAAG TTTATAAGATTGACGCAAACACCAGTGTCGAGTGCGTTGAGGAAAGTTGAGAAAGAAAATGCTGGAAACGTGATGAATATTCCTAAGCATAGTCGGAAG GTAACACGTCGGGAATATGAAGTTGAAACCACTAATGGGGGTATAACAAAGCGTAAAACCAAAAGCACAGTGATGTTTGAG GATCCAACGAAACTTAAGCGAGTGGCTACCCCCAGATCTAGGGCCATTAAAGATGCCATGAAGGTGAAGGAG GTATACAAAGGAGGTAGCCAGACACGCCCATCAAATATTGGTGATTTGTTTTCAGAGGGGTCTTTGAATCCTTACGTAGATGATCCTTATGCTTTTGATTAG
- the LOC113297911 gene encoding synaptonemal complex protein 1-like isoform X1 — protein MNKLGISGMKSLNQLRSLSGSISGSGGGKTVPSMSSYRSSSSDSVSLGSFANLKLTAEKLVKEQASVKTDLEMANSKLKRAVDHIHLLEEKLQNAVNENAKLQVKQKEEAKLWKGLESKFSSTKTLCDQLTETLQHLAGQVRDAEHDKKVFEDKFLASSEAFDSLQLQMTGLTLKIDSTEENMRKCEESLSELKIEKEEREKFYVNEQGRTANLIGEKDAQIKDLERAVAADSLCLDNLNTRLEEVQRDLRLKEDMCKCLEDARSNLEKEKGALQSNNEHYARRLLASGQEIKDLQVLVHDLVEKLIELDQQSAMVSDNVAQLNRSFDTCYKLAKQEKDLTANLSQLQSNHLHKQLVNVKSENDSLQLDNEELKSKSVELQKLQELLILHHAEENRSAEERIKKMESEAEGLILKKTELEMLLTNMEERIKQLSEESELAENKMRELSQNISTLESESRYIQDKLQVKLQGKSEETEGLQKVIVEHEEHVASLENQVSELRVNLEEKEQLHQHYIEKEKLLEDKKKEIQASLAAAESTLAETKKQYDVMLESKQLELSKHLKEISQRNDQAVNDIRRKFELEKLDIVNQEKQKVDRLVGEMESQCAEKLAESKEESRQSLMQAQEQHASLISRLRQDYDKKEKDLRDDHEEELKHVQLQAEDELQEKTRVLKEEHDLELKVLKCQHEDECRKLQEELGHQKSREERQRALLQMQWKALDGNPKEDQEVTSKKDYSISSKINMRNTDGEKRSKFPVIKPNNDEKFIRLTQTPVSSALRKVEKENAGNVMNIPKHSRKVTRREYEVETTNGGITKRKTKSTVMFEDPTKLKRVATPRSRAIKDAMKVKEVYKGGSQTRPSNIGDLFSEGSLNPYVDDPYAFD, from the exons ATGAATAAGCTTGGAATTTCAGGAATGAAGAGTTTAAATCAACTTAGGTCATTATCAGGATCAATTTCTGGAAGTGGTGGAGGAAAAACAGTGCCTTCAATGTCTTCatatagatcttcttcttcagatTCAGTTTCTTTGGGAAGTTTTGCTAATCTGAAACTTACTGCAG agaaaTTAGTTAAAGAGCAAGCTTCCGTGAAAACCGATCTTGAAATGGCG AACTCGAAACTCAAAAGAGCGGTGGACCATATTCATTTGCTGGAGGAGAAATTACAGAATGCAGTAAATGAAAATGCAAAGCTTCAAGTGAAGCAGAAAGAagaggcaaaactttggaaaggATTGGAATCTAAATTTTCTTCAACAAAGACTTTATGCGACCAACTTACTGAAACATTACAACACTTGGCTGGTCAGGTTCGCGATG CTGAACATGATAAGAAGGTGTTTGAAGACAAATTTTTAGCAAGTTCCGAAGCATTTGACAGCTTGCAGCTTCAGATGACTGGTCTAACATTGAAAATTGACTCTACGGAGGAAAACATGAGAAAAT GTGAAGAATCGCTGAGTGAACTTAAAATTGAGAAAGAGGAAAGGGAGAAATTTTATGTCAATGAACAAGGCCGAACTGCCAATCTTATAGGAGAAAAAG ATGCTCAGATCAAGGACCTAGAAAGAGCTGTTGCAGCAGACAGCTTGTGCTTGGATAATCTTAATACACGGTTGGAAGAGGTCCAAAGAGATTTGCGGTTGAAAGAAGACATGTGCAAGTGCTTGGAAGATGCTCGGAGCAATTTGGAGAAAGAGAAGGGTGCTCTCCAGTCTAACAATGAACATTATGCTAGGCGATTACTTGCATCTGGTCAAGAGATAAAAGATCTTCAAGTTCTGGTCCATGACTTGGTAGAGAAGTTAATCGAATTGGATCAACAGAGTGCAATGGTTTCAGATAATGTGGCTCAGCTAAACCGTTCATTTGACACTTGCTACAAACTGGCTAAGCAAGAGAAGGACTTAACTGCTAATCTTAGTCAGCTCCAATCTAATCATCTCCACAAACAATTGGTGAATGTTAAATCTGAAAACGATAGTCTTCAATTAGATAATGAAGAGCTTAAGAGCAAGAGTGTCGAGCTCCAGAAACTCCAGGAGCTTTTGATATTACATCATGCCGAAGAAAACCGTTCAGCAGAAGAAAGAATCAAGAAAATGGAGTCTGAAGCAGAAGGTCTTATTTTGAAAAAGACAGAATTGGAGATGTTGCTAACCAACATGGAGGAGAGAATAAAACAATTGTCCGAAGAATCAGAACTCGCTGAAAATAAAATG CGAGAATTATCACAGAATATTTCCACACTAGAATCTGAGAGTCGATATATTCAAGACAAGCTGCAGGTGAAGCTACAGGGAAAATCTGAAGAAACTGAAGGTCTTCAGAAAGTGATTGTTGAACATGAGGAACATGTAGCTTCCCTAGAAAATCAAGTTAGTGAGCTTCGTGTAAATTTAGAAGAGAAGGAACAGCTTCATCAACACTACATTGAAAAGGAGAAACTattagaagataaaaaaaaagag ATTCAGGCATCTCTAGCTGCTGCAGAAAGTACGCTTGCTGAAACAAAAAAGCAGTATGATGTGATGCTGGAAAGCAAACAGTTAGAGTTGAGTAAACATTTGAAGGAAATTTCTCAAAGGAATGATCAG GCTGTTAATGACATCCGGAGGAAGTTCGAGCTGGAGAAGCTGGATATTGTTAATCAGGAGAAACAGAAG GTAGACAGACTTGTCGGAGAAATGGAAAGTCAGTGCGCTGAAAAACTTGCAGAAAGCAAAGAAGAATCAAGGCAATCTCTAATGCAAGCCCAAGAGCAACATGCTTCTTTG ATTAGCCGTCTCCGGCAAGACTATGATAAAAAGGAAAAGGATCTTCGGGATGACCATGAGGAAGAGCTAAAGCATGTTCAACTTCAGGCTGAAGATGAATTGCAAGAG AAAACCAGAGTATTAAAAGAAGAACATGACCTTGAATTGAAAGTTCTGAAGTGTCAACATGAAGATGAATGCAGAAAACTGCAAGAGGAATTGGGACACCAGAAATCCAGG GAAGAAAGACAGAGAGCTTTGTTACAAATGCAGTGGAAAGCATTGGACGGGAATCCAAAAGAGGACCAAGAAGTGACATCAAAAAAG GACTACTCCATTTCATCAAAAATCAACATGAGGAATACTGATGGTGAAAAAAGAAGTAAATTTCCTGTTATAAAGCCCAATAATGATGAGAAG TTTATAAGATTGACGCAAACACCAGTGTCGAGTGCGTTGAGGAAAGTTGAGAAAGAAAATGCTGGAAACGTGATGAATATTCCTAAGCATAGTCGGAAG GTAACACGTCGGGAATATGAAGTTGAAACCACTAATGGGGGTATAACAAAGCGTAAAACCAAAAGCACAGTGATGTTTGAG GATCCAACGAAACTTAAGCGAGTGGCTACCCCCAGATCTAGGGCCATTAAAGATGCCATGAAGGTGAAGGAG GTATACAAAGGAGGTAGCCAGACACGCCCATCAAATATTGGTGATTTGTTTTCAGAGGGGTCTTTGAATCCTTACGTAGATGATCCTTATGCTTTTGATTAG